ccgatcaataactagagaaccacttaacctagaatgttgaaacttcttaggataattggtcatgaagagtagatgacccctattgattttggggtcactccgtcaaagttcaaggtcacaggggcctgaacattgaaaaccatttccgatcaataactagagaaccgcttgacccagaatgttgaaacttcataggatgattggtcatgaagagtagatgacccctattgattttggggtcatttgatcaaaggtcaaggtcacaggggcctgaacattgaaaacgatttctgatcaataactagagaaccacttgacccagaatgttgaaacttcataggatgattgttcatgaagagtagatgacttctattgaatttggggtcactccgtcaaaaggacaaggtcacaggggcctgaactttgaaaaccatttctgatcaataactagagaaccacttgacccagaatgttgaaacttcataggatgattaatcatgaagagtagatgacctctattgattttggggtcactccgtcaaaggtcaaggtcacaggggactgaacagtgaaaatattttccgatcaatgactagaaaaccacttgacccagaatgttgaaactttataggatgattgtacatgcaaagtaaatgacccctatcgattttggggtcactctgttaaaggtcaaggtcacaggggcctgaacattgaaaaccatttccggtcagtaacttgagaaccacttgacccagaatgttgaaacctaatagaatgattggtcatgcagagtagatgacccctatcgattttggggtcactccgttaaaggtcaatgtcacagtggcctgaacattgaaaaccatttccggtcagtaacttgagaaccacttgacccagaacgttgaaacttaataggatgattggtcatgcagagtagatgactcctaacgattttgagatcactccgttaaaggtcaaggtcacaggggcccgaacattgaaaaccatttctggtcagtaacttgagaaccacttgacccggaatgatgaaacttcataggatgattggtcatgcagagtagatgacccctaacgattttggggtcactctgttaaaggtcaaggtcacaggggcctgatcatggaaaaccatttccaattaataacttgtgaacctctcgacccagaatgttgaaaattcataggatgattgttcatgacccctattgtttttgggtcactccgttaaagttcaaggtcacaggggcctgaacattgataaccagttccgatcaataacttgagaaccacttgacccagaatgttgaaacttcataggatgattgaacatgcagagtagatgacccctattgattttggggtcagtctattaaaggtcaaggtcacagtggcctgttcatgtaaaatcatttttttggaaataacttgagaaccacttgacctagaatgttgaaacttaataggatgattggacatgcagagtagatgacctctatttattttgcggtcacttgatcaaaggtcaaggtcacaggagcctgaacagtgacttgagaaccactaggccaagagtgttgaaatttagcgggatcactggacatgccaagtagatgatccctattgcagccaaccatcagtgtctctttgactttcgctcctgacccctattgacttcttgcctataggactttgcattgggggagacatgcgcttttttacaaaagcattttctagttctttcTGTTACAGTCCCGAAGAAAGATTATGGCAAAACAGTCGACAGTATCCGTGCCTGTAGGAATAGTAAAGAAATTAAAGGACAAACCAGGAGGAATTAACCCGATCGTAGATGAATTGAGGCAAAAACACCTTATACAAGCCAATTATGACGGCAATTGTTTAGAATTGCAAGGTCCTTATGACGAAATACTTGatattgcaaatgaatttctACATTTTAAAGTTGATATGGCTTCTGCACAGATGAAGACATTGGGAGGCGAAGGAACAGTGGCTTGGACATACAGAGGAAATCAAGTAGAACACATTAGACATTTACTTGATGCAGAATGGAAGGACCTTTTAAAGGTAAAATCCGTGAAAGAAGCACAGCCGAACGCGGACTCCTTAGTAGTTACATGCAGTTATTCGGATTATGCAACGGTGAATGGTATGCTCAAGGACCTCAATAcgaaaattaagaaatgcaagGAAAGAACAGTAAAGGTGGATCCCAAAGATAAGCAAAGTGCAAAACTTTTCGCCCAAAAGGAGAAAGTTCAAAACAAGTTCTACAGTTGTTTTAACGAGGACAAGAAAGATAAAAATAAGGGAGAAATTCGTTTTTACGGAAGATCGGAAAAGGATTGCAAAGAGGGACTTTCACAATGGGAAACAAGTATACAGGGAAATAAAAAGCATCCTAGTAACGCCACTGATGAAGAAGTCATAGGAATCAGTAAAACGCCAAGGAAACATACTCCCGAGGTCCAACCTTCAAACGATACTCCAATAACAATGGATTCAATCCGGGTTGAGACAAAACCTGGACAGGAGAAAAATGCATCAAccaaaaatatgtcaaaaagtaTGGACGAAGTTCCGGACGTAAAACCCTCTGTCAGTGGTTCATTCAGTTCGTCAAAGTCTCAGAAAAACGAAACATCAATGACCAAAACATACAAGTCCACAACATATTCAAAACAATCGGATGTGCCTTGTACTGCTAGTGCCTCCGGAGGAAAAGGGGGTGATATTCAGGCTCGTGTTACTGTTACTGAGGTTAAGAAAACACCTGGAATAATGACAGGATCAGGCGAAGCGacaaaatatacttttcaaatcgaAGATATCCAGTTTTTCGTGTTCAAAGAATCTATAACAGAAATTAAAGGAATGGATGCCATCACTAATGCAGCTAATGAGAGGCTTATGCACGGAGGTGGTGTGGCATATTACATATCGAAAGCTGCAGGAAAAAAGATGGATCAGGACTGCAATAACTTTATAGCAAAGTATGGTCCTTTACAAGTTACACATAATTTTGTCTCCGTTCCTGGCGATATGAAGTGTAAAGGTATAATTCATGCAGTAGGTCCAACATGGTATGATTACAAAGACAAGAGAGAAGAATGCGCCAAAGATTTGTACGAGACAATAAAGAATATCCTCATCACAGCAGCTAGCAAGAAATGGCAAAAGGTGGCACTTTCTGCAATAAGTTCAGGTAACACATTTGCAATGTTCTCAGTAGTGTTGTTTTCGCTTCAGGCTTgggtttcaatatttttattacaatatattgtatatacatttctATTGATATTTATGCTCTCTTTCCAACGAAATGGTGTTATGCTAGTTTGTATGTCAGACAGTCGGTCTATGTTATCGTTTAAGGTTCATAGGACTGTAGACAAGGGAGTATATCTTATTTTAATGTGGCTTATACGGGTACCTTTAGCAATCATTCTTTAATGATTCTAAAAAGCATTTGTTATCTAATAACTCTAATAACAGGGCTTTTTGGTGTACCGAAGAAACTATGTGCGGAAATGTACATGAAGGCGTTTGTAGATTTCGCAACTGCAACTGGTGGAACTGTAAAGGAAGTGTATTTCATTGATGTTAGCCGTGAAATCCTAGATCTTGTCATCGATGCGCACAAAATATGGCTGGAAGATGGaaataaactggattttaagaaCGCTATAGAATACACATCAGTCGTGTCGAAAAATCAAACAAGAAAaggtaaataaatttaattattaatgaAATAACAGCAGAAATGCtcaaggtattagacccgtaatagagtacctccttttgaagaggattcaattcctaccataaacctactttgactgaatTTTAAGagcgtgtgtgtgtgggggggaggggggggagtGGGGACGTAGGTTCAAACTTCACTGATACCAATATTTTCCCCTATTTTCCATTattagtaagtttttacttttttttcaagacttattattgactTTTTGTACAAAAGTGGGAAAGTGTCAtgtgataagcgatttcttgcttttcaaagtgaatttacctctgaaacggaagggggcagagttagacatctttaaaatactgagttacatacggtaaaagttctctattttgcctttactctttagattatataagattgtggaagaaatgcaggtaggttttacttcagccccaatgttatttttgaatgaatgagcaaaatttaaaacagtcccacaggactcgaccttaatttttcaatgttagagTTAGAATTCTGACTCATTAAATACGTTTACTTGAGGCAACCTTaaaagatatttacagttttattttgtgttttaacattgtttaccaatagtttgatggaTCTGTTATCAAAATTAGTGGAATAATGAACTCTcagcaaacgttttggacagttgTGATCActctgaaatttgtctctacttgagcatGATATTTTGGACATATCATAAATTCATactttatgttttgattttaccAAATATCTTACTATTATAACTGGAAATAACTGTATCATTAGGAGCGGGGACAGAGAAACAAGAAAGTTTAATCCAGTTCCTTGGGACTGATACAACTTCATACAGGGAAACAAGACACAAGTATCGTGTATGTAAGAGATTGGATGTCTTTGTGTACCAAGGATCACTGACACGACTAGAAGTTGTTGATGCTATCGCTTTAGCTATCTCACCAGATTCTAGTAAACATATGGGTGTTCTTGAATGTTCCGTGCGTAATCTTGCAGGATATAATTATGCCACTGAAGTTGATAGATACAGGTATTTAACAAACTGTGTTCTATATATCTAATCGGTATTGtcagaaaatgttatttcttgtttgttttataagTGTTGTAGTCATAATGTTATCGAATATGTGGCGCCTTTCCAAATTTAAATGTGCAGAAAATCCACATGTGCCACATTTGAAttatgtctatgtaaaccataaaACTTCCTGAAGGCAACGCatggctgcgtttttagaacgtggttttccctgttggatattcatccttgttttttctCACGTAAAAGACATTCACTAAGCAACAGAAATGACGGCTTATGTTTCATAATCGTCGATTAGATTTAACTACTTAATTACAGAGGCGAAAATTCATAACGGGGTTATTTTAACAATGCCGCCGTGTCGTAAATGAATTTGTCTACATAACTAAACACTTctgattgaaatgttttaattagAATTGATCGTGTTTTAGAAATGGGAAGAATGGAACAGTTTTTGTAAGCAGCGTGACTGGAAAGTTGAGATGCAACAACATTGTTCATATTATAACAACTCCAGTGAAGCGTTTGGACAAGGCCTCGCTGTCGTTTATTTGTGACGTTTATGGGCTTGCACTTACAAacaattacaaaagtaaaattcGTTATCTTGGTATGCCGCTATTTGGGACTGGTAAGTTCAAATTGAAAGAAGATGCAAAGCGATTCAAATGGCTATGCACATATTTAGGTCAAAGGGGTTACAACCCGTTTTAATGTTGATATCATTAATTTGGAACGTTGCTATTCCATATACCTTTTTTGTCTTTGATTTAAACTAATAATCTCAGTATTATAGGGGGCTATAATCCTTCGGTTGAACATGTGCATAGTTTACTACGTTCGTTTTGCCTGAAGTCAGTTACTTTGTTTATAAACTAAATTACTCGTTTATTATTCTTACTTTCTCGTTTTCGTATACATGCATATCAAAGCactatttttaaaagaagaaGATGTATAGCAGTTGTTAGTGCATTTTGTAAAcgaatttctaaaataattacaGGTGGAGCATATAATATAGCTGATATCCAAACACTGTGCTACAGTGTTATCCAAATGCTTGTAAGTGTTTGCAGTAATAGCAGTAAACCACTGCAAATCAAAGAACTTCACCTTGTGAATTTAGACCCAGATATTAATTCACGTCTTCAAGTAGAATTTACAAGATTGAGCAGAGGAACGAATGAGGTCGAAAAGAGTAAGAATTATACAAGAACAACCCAACATACAAGCAGCAGTTCAAAACCATACGATGAAGATCATTCTTGGATACGACATACGCCACTTGAAACAAGTCATTCTACAAAAACTGAATCTGCGGCTGATGGAAATGGCAATTCCAAAGAAACTCACGGAAAATCCTTCACGAGAAAAAGTGCTCCAAACGACGCGAAATGTGTTTATTGTGATAAAAAAGCAAGTATAATGATTATGGAATGTAGTCATATGTTTTGCACAACTTGTGAAGTTGTCatgaaaaatagcaacatttgTTTGAAATGCTCTACTGAATCTAAAGAAAATACAGTGAACTCCAATAAAGCAGATGATACTTGCCCGATATGTTTCGATTCTCTGAAGAAATCAGAAGAGTTGCCATGCAGTCATAAGCTTTGCAAATCATGCTATCAAAAGGTAAAAAGTCATAAACCACAATGTCCAGTATGTCAACATATATTTGGAGACGTAACAGGAAACCAGCCGGATGGAGATATGTTTTATCGCCACGTTACATGGAAAAGTCTTCCGGGCTATGAGGGATGCGGGActtttgaaatatgttatatGATACCGTCAGGAAAGCAAAAGGTATTCAAAGGACACacatacaatatttatattttaaaagacgTGTCAGTAAAAGTCCATTTATTGTCATTTCTATGTAGGCGACTAATATTTTTCTCCAGAATCATAATTATTTGAATTAATCAgtgaatgaataaaattattatatgcGATCTATTAAACCAAGTTTGATAAGACGTAGACATTATAGGGTTTTGATTATGGATCGTAACGAGAGATTTTTT
This DNA window, taken from Mercenaria mercenaria strain notata unplaced genomic scaffold, MADL_Memer_1 contig_3306, whole genome shotgun sequence, encodes the following:
- the LOC128552933 gene encoding uncharacterized protein LOC128552933; this encodes MAKQSTVSVPVGIVKKLKDKPGGINPIVDELRQKHLIQANYDGNCLELQGPYDEILDIANEFLHFKVDMASAQMKTLGGEGTVAWTYRGNQVEHIRHLLDAEWKDLLKVKSVKEAQPNADSLVVTCSYSDYATVNGMLKDLNTKIKKCKERTVKVDPKDKQSAKLFAQKEKVQNKFYSCFNEDKKDKNKGEIRFYGRSEKDCKEGLSQWETSIQGNKKHPSNATDEEVIGISKTPRKHTPEVQPSNDTPITMDSIRVETKPGQEKNASTKNMSKSMDEVPDVKPSVSGSFSSSKSQKNETSMTKTYKSTTYSKQSDVPCTASASGGKGGDIQARVTVTEVKKTPGIMTGSGEATKYTFQIEDIQFFVFKESITEIKGMDAITNAANERLMHGGGVAYYISKAAGKKMDQDCNNFIAKYGPLQVTHNFVSVPGDMKCKGIIHAVGPTWYDYKDKREECAKDLYETIKNILITAASKKWQKVALSAISSGLFGVPKKLCAEMYMKAFVDFATATGGTVKEVYFIDVSREILDLVIDAHKIWLEDGNKLDFKNAIEYTSVVSKNQTRKGAGTEKQESLIQFLGTDTTSYRETRHKYRVCKRLDVFVYQGSLTRLEVVDAIALAISPDSSKHMGVLECSVRNLAGYNYATEVDRYRNGKNGTVFVSSVTGKLRCNNIVHIITTPVKRLDKASLSFICDVYGLALTNNYKSKIRYLGMPLFGTGGAYNIADIQTLCYSVIQMLVSVCSNSSKPLQIKELHLVNLDPDINSRLQVEFTRLSRGTNEVEKSKNYTRTTQHTSSSSKPYDEDHSWIRHTPLETSHSTKTESAADGNGNSKETHGKSFTRKSAPNDAKCVYCDKKASIMIMECSHMFCTTCEVVMKNSNICLKCSTESKENTVNSNKADDTCPICFDSLKKSEELPCSHKLCKSCYQKVKSHKPQCPVCQHIFGDVTGNQPDGDMFYRHVTWKSLPGYEGCGTFEICYMIPSGKQKECHPHPGKPYKGIERWAYLPDTKEGSQILYLLKRAFDRKLVFTIGESRTTGKEDVVTWNDIHHKTKPTGGPEKFGYPDQTYLARVREELAAKGVTE